Genomic window (Musa acuminata AAA Group cultivar baxijiao chromosome BXJ1-9, Cavendish_Baxijiao_AAA, whole genome shotgun sequence):
TCACCAGCGCCTGCACCCGCTCCACCTGCGCCGCCACGTCCCCCAGCATCGCCTGGAACCTCGCTGCCACCCCTCGCATCCGGTCGTACCGCGCCCGCACCACCTCCGGGCCCCGCGCGCTCGGCACCGGGTCGAACTCCTCGTCCAGCTCTTCCCGCTCCACCGCCTCCGCCTGCGACGCCCTCAGGCACGGGTGCGGCACCGGACCCCGCGCCCGCCGCCGGTACCTCCACGCCCCGACCACCGCCACGTGGACCGCCACCGTCGGCGCCGCCAGTTCCGGGAACCACACCAGCAGCACCAGCACCCCGTGGACCAGCAGGGTGGTCGTTGGGTTCCGCCACGCCCTCGTGTCCTCGACCCACCTGGCCACGTCGGCCACCCACGAGAGCGCCGCCACGATCCGGTACCAGTTGGCGCGGACCCGCCGCAAGCTGTACCCGCGCGGTTCCGCAGCCGCATCCAGCACCCAGAGCGCCACCTCCCGCTGCAGCGACGGCTCCGACCTCCCCAGGTGCGCCGCCACGATCCGCGCTGCCGCGAGGCGGAGCGGCTCCGGTTGCGCCGCCGGGATCGGTCGAAGGTGGTGCATCGCCGGCAGCATCGGCTGGCCGTACACGTGGAGAAGGTCCAGAGCGGACCCGGCGCGGGAGAAGCGCACGGCGAGCTCGATCTCCCCCATCCGCTTCACCCCGGAGGGCAGCAGCATCACTAGCGGATAGGATCCGCGGTAGATCCGATTCGTCTCCAGCGTGGAGAGCCGGATCCGCACCTTCCCCATCGGGCGCGACGTGGCGTCCTTTCCATCGTCCGATTGGTCGAAAACGGCCACAGTGAGGACGGTGCATGGATCATAGACGGGCCACGTGTACTGCTCGTTCCAGGCCGGGTCGAAGCTGTTCGCAGCGGTGCGGGTCCGCGCCCACTTGGGCCCGTACTTGGCGACTGCGTACGCATCGGTAGTCCCCTTTCCGTCGACAGTCCGCACGGGGAGTAGGCCCCTGCACCCGATGATCCCGAGCTCGACGACGCCCACCGGTGATCGCCACAGCTGCCGCGCCGACGGCCGGTAGTCGCTCTCGGCGTGCTGCGGCTCGTCGGACACGTGGTATCCACCGTCGAAGCACACCCGCAGGTGCAACCGGCCCCCGTGGACGGGCCTCCGCCCCTTCTTCGCCTGCGCTTCTTCGGAAGTGGGCAGCAGGTCGAGCCACCTAGAGGCGACCTTGCGGTCGTCCACGCGGCGCTCGATGGTGGAGAGCAGGATGGAAGCGGACCCGAGCACGATGGCGTCCTTCCCGTGGCGGAGCTCGAGGGAAATGACCAGCTTCTGATCCTCACCGAAGGGCTCGGCCTCCACGAAGAGGAGATCCTCATTCCACGACGGCGGCGCGCCATTACGGCTAACGGCGTTTCGCGTCTTCAACACCTGGAACCCAAGCGCTGCCCTGACGTAGACGGCGTGTTCCTTGATGGACGACGTCACAGTGTCCTGGGCCTCGATGACGGTGGCACGGATGTACCAGAGCTTGGGGGAGACGTAGACCTTGGAGTGGGAGCCGGCGTGGCTCGTCGGGGCGTCGGCCTTCCACGCGTGGGGGAAGGAATCGTCCGCCTGTGTGCCGACCCATGAGGCGAGCATTAGGTCGCCGCCGCGACCGCGGCCGCCCTCGAGGCGGTACCACTGCGGGGCCAGCGGGCTGTCGGGAGGATCCCGCAGTGGGACCTCTGTGACGTCAAATCGCACTCCGCCCAGGAAgtgctcctcctcctcgtctttgAGATCGGAGAACGGGGGGAGATCCCACACGGAGATTTCGAGGGCGGATGGGTCAGCCGCGGCGGCGGAGGCGTCGCGCACGAAGGCGAATGTCTGGTTCCACTCGAAGAAGACCGATCGCCGAGCGGTTCTTGTGCTGACGTGGCGACCGTAGGCGGCCACCCGGACGTGAGGTTTGGCGTTGCCGGGAAGCTTCCGGGCCCGGACGACGCGGACGAACAGATACTGCATCT
Coding sequences:
- the LOC103997556 gene encoding multiple C2 domain and transmembrane region protein 16, encoding MASMARKLVVEVMEAHDLLPKDGMGTSSPYVVVDFDGQRRKTQTVLRNLSPTWNEALEFNVIGPVDDAGEPVEVEVYHDRRVGPSRRNNFLGRVRIDSRKVVKKGEEAVESFPVEKKSFFSWVRGDIYLKVYYVDEPVPEPKPPAPPSEAAPKSDERPPPAEAVNVDAGKTDAPVTVQPTEATEQAPDTAAPESEKSPPPPPPPEEPPVAAAETEKPKESDAPPPVTENGGTGNPPETAEANPSPLPEPSTEAPPPPPEPEMESTPNWGPQPRQMAPPARTPEAMERSKYDLVDKMQYLFVRVVRARKLPGNAKPHVRVAAYGRHVSTRTARRSVFFEWNQTFAFVRDASAAAADPSALEISVWDLPPFSDLKDEEEEHFLGGVRFDVTEVPLRDPPDSPLAPQWYRLEGGRGRGGDLMLASWVGTQADDSFPHAWKADAPTSHAGSHSKVYVSPKLWYIRATVIEAQDTVTSSIKEHAVYVRAALGFQVLKTRNAVSRNGAPPSWNEDLLFVEAEPFGEDQKLVISLELRHGKDAIVLGSASILLSTIERRVDDRKVASRWLDLLPTSEEAQAKKGRRPVHGGRLHLRVCFDGGYHVSDEPQHAESDYRPSARQLWRSPVGVVELGIIGCRGLLPVRTVDGKGTTDAYAVAKYGPKWARTRTAANSFDPAWNEQYTWPVYDPCTVLTVAVFDQSDDGKDATSRPMGKVRIRLSTLETNRIYRGSYPLVMLLPSGVKRMGEIELAVRFSRAGSALDLLHVYGQPMLPAMHHLRPIPAAQPEPLRLAAARIVAAHLGRSEPSLQREVALWVLDAAAEPRGYSLRRVRANWYRIVAALSWVADVARWVEDTRAWRNPTTTLLVHGVLVLLVWFPELAAPTVAVHVAVVGAWRYRRRARGPVPHPCLRASQAEAVEREELDEEFDPVPSARGPEVVRARYDRMRGVAARFQAMLGDVAAQVERVQALVTWRDPRATGMFVALCFLLAVALYAVPARMAVVAAGFYYLRHPMFRDRLPPAAVNFYRRLPSLSDRII